From a single Mus caroli chromosome X, CAROLI_EIJ_v1.1, whole genome shotgun sequence genomic region:
- the LOC110287307 gene encoding uncharacterized protein LOC110287307, translating to MNFLTCDMQRFAVSKECIFRMSGVICTITAAVFEIILANSRCWRLWEFDDKIVKFVFFGLWEAYYHQEFNISGSTIRILVHSPINSTWTISPEFHYAQKLIVWAILLKPAVLLFNALAVNIDYRDDSFVKAQILLYKISASILSISSLCTFISVSWNHVVDLYGQTTLDFPRSFPVKKEDLKMKHYTAAFPIGVLTATMSLFGVIIFLFQMSSLEPQSEEEAQCASRLINQNT from the exons ATGAATTTCCTCACCTGCGATATGCAAAG ATTTGCTGTGTCAAAGGAATGTATCTTCAGAATGAGTGGAGTCATTTGCACCATAACAGCTGCGGTGTTTGAAATAATCCTTGCAAACAGCCGATGCTGGCGCCTATGGGAATTTGACGATAAGATTGTAAAGTTCGTGTTTTTTGGACTCTGGGAAGCTTATTACCATCAAGAGTTTAACATCTCTGGATCTACCATCCGGATTCTGGTGCACAGCCCTATCAACTCTACATGGACTATTTCACCTGAATTTCACTATGCACAGAAATTGATAGTATGGGCGATTTTGTTGAAACCTGCAGTCCTACTTTTTAATGCATTGGCCGTTAACATAGACTACAGGGATGACTCATTTGTTAAGGCACAGATACTTTTGTACAAGATCTCTGCCTCCATTTTGAGTATTAGCAGCCTTTGCACATTTATTTCTGTGAGCTGGAACCATGTCGTAGACCTTTACGGCCAAACCACACTTGATTTTCCACGAAGCTTTCCTGTTAAGAAAGAGGATCTTAAAATGAAACACTATACTGCTGCATTCCCAATAGGGGTCTTGACAGCTACCATGTCACTCTTTGGTGTGATTATATTTCTCTTTCAGATGAGCTCTTTGGAGCCACAGAGTGAAGAGGAGGCCCAGTGTGCTTCCAGACTGATCAATCAAAACACATGA